A DNA window from Comamonas fluminis contains the following coding sequences:
- a CDS encoding SOS response-associated peptidase family protein: MAITPLALAPYIKAGGVLEVGQWGMIPPRSTGRTPLTSQGRRMSTNNARIEGIDSKWTFRCPWRAGQRCLIPAWSFTEPNWESGSNVWWSFSRSDGKPWALGGLWSEWTDPDTGELVPNFTMLTQNCNAHSLLNRMHKPELDPETKAPLPLDLQDKRTVVPIEEGDWDQWLNGTVAEAAGLIRLPGAEALVGAPESGLGAVQKSLC; this comes from the coding sequence GTGGCGATCACGCCCCTGGCGCTGGCCCCTTACATCAAGGCTGGCGGCGTGCTGGAAGTAGGGCAGTGGGGAATGATCCCGCCACGGTCAACCGGGCGCACTCCACTGACGAGCCAAGGCCGGCGCATGAGCACGAATAACGCCCGCATCGAGGGCATAGACAGCAAGTGGACGTTTCGCTGCCCGTGGCGTGCTGGCCAGCGCTGCTTGATTCCAGCCTGGAGCTTCACTGAGCCAAACTGGGAAAGTGGCAGCAATGTCTGGTGGTCGTTCAGCCGCTCGGACGGCAAGCCTTGGGCGCTGGGCGGCCTGTGGTCAGAGTGGACAGACCCAGACACAGGCGAGCTGGTACCGAACTTCACCATGCTCACGCAGAACTGCAACGCGCACAGTCTGCTGAACCGGATGCACAAGCCGGAGCTGGACCCAGAAACGAAAGCGCCGCTGCCGCTGGACCTGCAGGACAAGCGCACCGTGGTGCCGATTGAAGAGGGCGACTGGGACCAGTGGCTGAATGGGACGGTGGCAGAAGCCGCTGGGCTGATCAGATTGCCGGGGGCAGAGGCGCTGGTTGGTGCGCCCGAGTCGGGACTTGGCGCTGTTCAAAAAAGCCTATGCTAA